A segment of the Oncorhynchus tshawytscha isolate Ot180627B linkage group LG06, Otsh_v2.0, whole genome shotgun sequence genome:
gaggttatggtatgggtaggcataataatacagacaacaaacacaattgcattttattgatggtaaTTTGAAATCACAGAGATACCGtggcgagatcctgaggcccattgtcatgccattcatccttCACCATcacatcatgtttcagcatgataatgcacggccccatgtcgcaaggatctgtacacaattactggaagctgaaaataaCCCAGTTCATCCATGGCCTgcatgtcaccaattgagcacgtttgggatgctctgggttgACATGCACAGCAGCTTGTTCCAGGTCCTGTCaacatccagcaactttgcacagccattgaagagaagttGGGCAACATGCCACAGTCCAAAATGAACAGCCTGACCAACTATATGCGAAGGAGAAAACAACTCACATTTGAATTCGGCCATAGccgctagcatttcttaatgaaccaaatCTAAAACGAGGCTAAATCGGGAAGCGCGGTCTCCCTTTATTAAGCCCACACAACACAGATTAAAGTCAATGCTTCTAAAGGTTTGAGagttaaacatgtttttttttaaatatttctcTCATGGAGATGCCTACATTGTCCTTTAACATGACAACTCGTTTTTCCTTTACCTCTTCCCTCCCTTGTCCTTCACAGGCTGATGACATTACCACTTCAGACTGCTCTATTACACGCACCCTTCACAGTCCTTCCAGCAATCCTGGAATCAAATGATCAGGCTTAGATTGTTTTCATTAGACAAAACcttaacacacacgcacgctcgcagacacacacactctgactgaGTGAGAAAGTGAATATTGAGAGGGTAGAAATGTATTTGCGGTCTGTCTCttcaacatttgcaacattgtttcaatattcaaatttgatctccagctgtccaaTAGTAATGGACGTGTCGGGAGTCgggacgacagacagacaggcagcctttctcagccagttgaaatcatgaatcacctggcatcatttttatggatatatacaaagaaatgcaaatttaaaaaatatcaaatgaaacaaattgcagctagtttgcagttttTCCAGGTTcattttgaagtgattgtgttagctgtgtttttGGCTAGCTCctttgaacaacagtgtcctgataagagagcacattttctatgccaggcgaaatagcgcctcattagctcattgttacggatgtatcaaaataaatgtcactagaaaacagcttaataaactaatgcaaatgcagctaatttgcTGTTATTTTGGCTGCATTTTTTTGACGTGACTataagttagccatagttggctaactagcaagcaagggataagaatgttgccagccagtatggcaatggaacatttagaacgaacgactgggtcgcgtccatagatacagaacaaaaagacggaacgactgggtcgagtctcTGGCAaacgaaccgatagaacgaacgatCAGTCGGCTTGGGGAACCACGCTAGATTTGTGTTCGGGACTATATCTTTTGgtaggatgaaatagtatgaatacattcatcaaaataaagcttttaATTAAAATATGTCTGTCATTATTGGTAAGCCGCTggataaaagtgataatgccctcgaagccggtgtttggagaatatattGCCATGGTATGCCGGACCTTGACTTTGTGTCGGTcctaacaacacccatgccaatatatccaacAAACACGGGCTTCTCTGACTTTATCAtttaaatatacagtgcatttggaaagtagttctaaagttctaaaactgattaaaaaaaaaagaaattctcatcaatctacacacaataccccataatgacaaagcgaacacatatttttagaattttttgggaatgtgttaaaaataaaaaacagaaatacctgatttacataattattcagagcctttgctatgagactcgaaattgagctcaggtgcatcctgcctgttcccattaatcatccttgagatgtttctacaacttgattggagtccacctgtggtaaattcaattgattggacatgatttggaaaggcacacatctgtctagataaggtctcacagttgacagtgtatgtcagaggcAAAACCAAGTcaggaggtcgaaggaattgtctgtagagctcagagacaggattgtcgaggcacagatctggggaagggtacccaaaaaatgtctgcagcattgaaggtccccaagaacacagtggcctccatctttcttaaatgTAAGAATTTTGGAAGGATCAAAACtctacctagagctggccgcctggccaaactgagcaatcagtggagaagggccttggtcagggaggtgaccgagaacccgatggtcactctgaaagagttTCAGAGTTATTCTGTgtaaatgggagaaccttccagaaggacaaccatctctccagcactccaccaatcaggcctttatggtagaggggccagacggaagacactgctcagtaaaaggcacatgacagcctgcttgggcTTTGctaaaagacacctaaaggactctgaccacgAGAAACatgattatctggtctgatgattgaactctttggcctgaataccgagcatcacgtctggaggaaacctggcaccatccctacagtgaagcatggtggtggcagcatcatgctgtggggatatatTCCAGTaacggggactgggagactagtcaggattgagggaaagaggaatggagcaaagtacagagagatctttgatgaaaacctgctccagagcactcaggacctcagaatagGGTGAagatttaccttccaacagggccatgaccataagcacacagacaagacaacgcaggagtggttttgggacaagtatctgaatgtccttgagtacccagccaaagcccagacttgaacctgatcgaaacatctctggagagacctgaaaatagctgtgcagcgacgctccccatccaaccttacagagcttgagatgatctgcagagaatgggagaaactccctaaatacaggtgtggcaagcttgtagcgtcatacccaagaagcctcATGGCTGTAAATGCTGCCatcggtgcttcaacaaagtactgtgtactgaaagggtctgaatacttatgtaaatgtaatatttccagtttttttttaaaaacaaatttgctaaaatgtataaatgaccgtttttgctttgtaattatggggcagtatgtgtagattgatgagggggaaacaactatttaatcaattttagaataaggctgtaatgtaacaaaatgttgaaaaaaatctcaatactttctgaatgcactgtataccttGAGATTGTCATTCAGTTGCCACTAAAGCAAAGGCCGTTGTTTGCTATCAGAGCAGTATGCTACATAATCAGATGTTCATATTTTGTAAGACACATGGGGAACTAGAAGAACAGAATATTCATTAATATCCAGCTGACTTAGATCCAGATCCAGCTGATTTAGATGGAAACAGGATTCTTCTTCTATCCCTTTCATACTGCTGCGTCATCCCCAGAATCCCCAGTGTGACAATGGACATTGAAAATGTAATATTCAGTCCCTGCTATATAAGACGTCAtttactttctctttctctctgtctctctctagtacaGGCTCTCTCTcacgcattctctctctcttttatgctAGACCTAATCGATGCCTTGCATATGCCCTATCTTCATACTGATTGTACATCTCAGTATTTAACAAATATATTAGAACATAGTTTCAAATAGCCAAGTATTTTATAGGAAATTATTTAAATATAACTTTAAATACttaaaagtatttgaaaatagtaCTCAAATGCAATATAAAATAAGTATTTTAAATACAAATATGTATGCATTTGAAGCAAGATCTGCTGACCTCCAACtcctccatgtgtatgtgtctaaATCGTAATTTAGGCTGtattctgttttttaaaatagtattattattattcgtGACCAAGTCGTGTGCTTTGCCAGGGGCTGTGGGTAGGAGGGGAGATGTAGGGGAGGTTTGGGGTAGTCCAGAACGGGCTCTGGTTGGCACACCTCACACAAAGCCACACCACCAAGCCATAGCCTAGGCTACAACACGCACATTAGTCAAGGCAATCTGGAATATACGGCGGCGGGCTTTGCGAAGGCTGCGGTTGCAGCATCCTTCTCGAATCTATTTTACCCTGTTGGAGTTCAATTGTCTTATTCTGCTGGCGCTTCGACTAATTTCTCTTATCATGATATTTTCCTTATTTAACACTGACTGATTGTGACTCTTCTATCTGCGAGAACAGTTTCTCTCGATGTGCTACTCAGATGTACGGGGGAAGAAGACAGGGAAGCTGCCCTTCAAGAATGTTTAGTCCTAAAATACCAGATTTTTGTGACGACATTTGAAACCGTTGCATTGCTTTTCTATGGTGTTTTTCACGAGCACCTGCCTTTGCCCACTATGAATTTATGAGGTAAGAAAGTAGCTTATTGGATGCTTTGAGGTTGATCTCTTTTATTTCTGTTTaaactgtgttttgtgtgtaggctcTTAAGAATAACATGACCGTTATTtcgttatttaaaaacataaaaaGTATTATTTAGGCCATGCCTAGACGTCTAGCCCATTTTTGTAGGCTAATCATCTTTGAATGAAAGCGTATTCTGTTGCACTGCGGTAAATCACATCTCGGCGCTGTCGTCAATTGTTCGCTGTCACATCTATCCTGTGACTTGGCGTTGCGCGAGAAATTACTTTTCCACAGGTGCCGCCAGCCTTTTATCACAGTGTATTTGCATTAGACCGTATGATATCACTGAATTCCTACACCTATATAATAGGCATATAGCGTTTAATTCTATgggaaaataaaacactaaacatttacagagtaaaaatacatgtttattttGGACACATTTAGACTTATGGGTTGTGTGCCACCAGTATTGACCAACAACTTCTTAGCTACGTTTATTGGTAATTTAAATCAATTCATTTTTAAGCTAAAAACCATCGTTCTTATCTGTGGAGTATAGGGATTAGAGATAGTAGTCGAATATAGAAGAGCTTACAGTATAAATAGCACATGATTGTATTAGGCCTACTGCCGTTCGAGATCTGAAGATGGCGAAGTTCTTTCAGGTGGAATCTACATCAAATATGACCATTATGTAAATTAGAATCTACATTGTGGAATCTTAGACCCTAGGCATCCTAGAGTCTTTGAAGTTAGTTGTAAAGCTGTCTGAATGCATAAACTGTAATTTGGGGTTGCCTGCTGCTTAAAGGACAGAAAGGCTATGGaacataacaaaaataacaacaaaacaTCCAACTTGGGTTTGATTTATGTATTTGACAGTATTATATGAAGGTAACTCCTTTATTACAGTTCTACAAAACAACAATTATAATTCGTTTTGTAAGGTCACCACAGTAACTGTCTAGGAAGAACATCTATGGGATTCAAAACgcaaactttttttattttgtagTGAGCCTGTATATAATGTAAGCTGTTTTGCTGCTCCTTTCTGTCTATGTGTGGGTATTCTATACAGCACGAATAATCGTTCTAAAAGTATTAtcctattatttattttttatttttgctcCAACAGGATCTGAACAGACTGTATCATCTCTCTAAATGAATGAATTCAGCCATGCAATGTTCCTGGAAGGCTGTGATTCTGCTAGCCTTACTGTCCATAGCGATCCAGTACACAGCCATCAGGACGTTCACAGCCAAGCCATTCCAGATGTGTCCAGTGACAGCCTCAAACCCTCTGAACTGCGGCATGCTGTGGCAGGATGCGGTGGACTCGTCCTTTGACCAGCGGATCTGTGACGACTTCCTTTACTTCACCTCCAACGTCTCCAAGAAGACCCACGTTCTCATCCTGGCCACGACCCGCAGCGGCAGCTCCTTCGTGGGCCAGCTGTTCAACCAGCACCAGGATGTGTTTTATCTGTTTGAGCCGCTCTACCACGTCCAGACCACCTTGCTCCCCCGCCTGTCCCACAGCAGGACGGCAGGCGACACCAGGGTGATGCTGGGGGCCAGCAGGGACCTGCTCCGGAGCCTCTACGACTGTGACCTTtacttcctggagagctacatcAAACCCCAGCCGGCCAAtcacagcacagacaagctgttCCGGAGGGGAGCAAGTAAGGCTCTGTGCTCCCTGCCCGTCTGCGACGCCTTTAGTCCTGGAGAGTTGAACATTGATGAAGGAGAGTGCGTCAGGAGGTGTGGCGGTCTCAACATGACGCTGGCGTCGGACACCTGCCGTGAGAGGCGCCATGTGGCCATCAAGACGGTGAGGATACCGGAGGTGAGTGACCTCAGAGCTCTGGTGGAGGACCCTAGGCTCAACCTCAAGGTGATCCAGCTGGTCAGGGACCCCCGAGGGATCCTGGCCTCCCGCATCGAGA
Coding sequences within it:
- the LOC112253390 gene encoding carbohydrate sulfotransferase 1-like yields the protein MNSAMQCSWKAVILLALLSIAIQYTAIRTFTAKPFQMCPVTASNPLNCGMLWQDAVDSSFDQRICDDFLYFTSNVSKKTHVLILATTRSGSSFVGQLFNQHQDVFYLFEPLYHVQTTLLPRLSHSRTAGDTRVMLGASRDLLRSLYDCDLYFLESYIKPQPANHSTDKLFRRGASKALCSLPVCDAFSPGELNIDEGECVRRCGGLNMTLASDTCRERRHVAIKTVRIPEVSDLRALVEDPRLNLKVIQLVRDPRGILASRIETFRDTYRLWRIWRATGRRPYNLDLTQLTMVCEDFLGSVTTGLSRPPWLKGRYMLVRYEDLARNPLQKTKEIYEYLGLIMDKNVGEWIQNNTRGSNDLSAKHKYSTVRDSAANAESWRLKLSYDMVDYTQTVCQQVLQELGYKTVSSPEELKNLSLTLIEDKTFLPFL